attaaaaatttttttttaaaaaaattaaaaattttgattaaattttttttttaaaaattaaaaatttttttaaaaagtaatttttttttttaaaattgaaatttttcttaaaaattgaattttttttaaaaattgaagttcaaaaaaatttagtgcggcttaattgaataaaaaaaaattacctgaatattaattaacgaagaaaattgatGTGACATCGCCAACAATGTACTTGCTTCCAAATCAATCAATCCAATGACAACATATCGATATCCACGTGATCTAATAACGGAAAAAAGTCCCTTATCTCCCTTCCGAAATGCCAATGACGTCGTAAATACGCTGCATATCAGGATATATCTCAAATAATTCTGCGAGGTGGGTGTTGTTAATGCTAAGCTCGTCGTCATATGATGGGAAATGTATTGCGAAACGCAAAGAAGCAACGATAAAATTTGTCCCAAAATGATTGTGCGCCATAATTTCCTGcacgaaaaagagaaaaacaaaattagccggtgtaaacagagaaaaacaaacaaaatccattttcaggagttttgtatttttgcgcATGCTTGACATTCCCTGtcattttcttatcaattccTTGATAATGTTTAGATTAGGGGACATGTAAAAGGTGAATTTCTTACCAACTTTGATACTCTTTgagataattttcaattttgtcacaaaacgAATGTCTTTCTTCCATGTTTGAAACACTTTTTGGcacaaatttcattcaaaaactaCATGCtaatacaaaattatcaaatcgaGTCTCCGGGAAAAGTGCTCGCGGTGAAAAGTGACGTTAGTTACTGACGGAAAATTATGGGAAAAGgaatgaaaatggaaaatttgggCGTTAAAAAGGATatgaaacatgaaaattttccttttttttcttgaaaaattttcgaatcaaagaaaatttcatgaaaattcgaatttttgttaagaatatcaaaaaataagtttaattttgttcataaattatcatcaatttacaaatttttagggataaatttcttctttagtACTTCAATTTCATCTTAAATCAATTAGTTAAGTTAGGAATCTTTAAAGACAATTTTCTGTCtttcatcttcaaaaaaaatcttgtagtTCAGTCTCTTAAACTCTTATTCAGAAACAGATTTGCTGCTGCGAGTCTTCATCATTTGTTTAGTTTTGTTGCGTTTTTCACGTTGAGCGCTATATGGGAgggaatttttgttaaaaaattatttttcatgaaaaaagataaaaaaaaaaaaaatttacgcttGTTTGTTGAAAACGCCTCCTTTTGCCTTTCCTTGTCCTTTTCCATGTACATTTCCGTGTAAAATGAGAGCAGGAGGCTCGTCATTATCATCTTGAGGATTTGACGGAGAAACATATCCAACATTCGGTACAGGATTAATGTGCAAAGTGACATCCGGATGAAAAAGTTCAATGTGTCGTTTGAAAGTTTTGATGTTCAAGTACTCCTTGTTGCATCCAAGAACGCTACAGCGAAATTGTTTCACGGGACGAGGCTCGTGCATGCGACGAACATGCGCTTGTACCAATTTCGGGGTCTTGAACATGCGATTGCATTGAGGACAGGGAACCTTTTGAGGCTCATGAACGACTCGCATGTGTTCAAACAACTCCGTGCGTGATCCAAATCCAGCTTCAGGCGAGCACGAACGACAACGATACGGATGTTCAGTGCAACGAATTGCATTTTGAATGTCATTTACAGTGTAACAAAAGGCATTCGAGAGATGTTTGATCAAATCTTCGCTCGATGTACTCGGAGAAATGGGCTCATGAAGTCCCCCGACAATCTCgacaaaataattgaacatCAAATGGATCAAAGCGGGGCAATTTTCGCAAGGCACTGCATTTCCATTTGCAACTGGCGGAGAAGGCGCCGGATGATAAATCGGATTTGGAGCAAATGTTACGGAACGTCCTGCCTTCTTTTCGATCAAAACAGCGGGAATTTCGTGATCAACAGAAATTGCGGTGTTTTGACGCGGAATCAAAATCGGATTCGGGATTCCTTGATTCGACCAAATCATTCCGCCGGGTGTGATGCCTGCGGTATTCGATGATAAATTCAATGGCGGCGGATACAAATTGTTCTCGATCAGAAAGCGTTCCAAACTTATTTGACAAGTTGTCTTGTTTGTGACTTCAGGGGCACTTGAAGCGGGTTCTACTTTTTGGTTGAAACtcatttttaagtgaaatttaatgCAGAGACGCTTCACTTTTCCGATTTTAGCTTATCAGTGAAACTAACGGGTATCAAAAGACAGTAACGACATCTATACCgagaattgaaataaaaattgcctttatgctaattcaagtattttttaaaatattttgagacgaatgaaattgataatggAAGTAAcggaaaatgtaaatttgataatttttcaacaattctgatgaattttcagaattttttgagttcataactttttttttaactttttgcagtttcaatttttacaattgaatttttaattttaaaattttacaatttttttcattcaaaaagaaaaaaaaattcgatcaagcaaaattttaatatgttttgagttcatagataaaaattattttttcaatttttaatttttttaaattatatagcaaatatttagaaaaaaattaaattatttctcataaaattgaaaaaaaattagttaatattcattaaaattataaaacattttaaaattaaaattttttaaaaattaaaaataaatccctgaaattgataaaataaatgtcatcgaattttggaacaaaaaatgagccttttaacaaaattttagcaaaaattcaaaaaaaaaaaatgcttcaatttattatttttcaactttattttcttaaaatttatttcccgaAAACTTAAAATCTAACTCATATCTACatgaaaattatcttaaaaatacaaatgatcaaacaataacaaatatttctaaattttaaactaattttcttctcttcttttttttcaataccaCGAATAGAAATGTTGCGGAGGCATCGCTGCAAATCCTTGACTGTTTGCTTTAACTGCCGATTGATGTTGAAACGAGGAGAAATTGTTCATCATCGAAGCACTTCCGGGTGCCAagccatgatgatgatgcattCCCATGGAAACGGGACTCATTGAACGATTTGTCGCAAAAGTTCCTGACCACGGATACGTCGCTGCTGAAGCAACTGCCGATGCTGTCGAGATATTTGAAACGATCGACGTGTCAATTCCCGTACTTGTCGAATCATTGATGCTCATGCCGTCGTTACTGTTACTTCCGCCCGAAATGGGACCATTTACGAGACTATTTGGCGTCGGAGGTAATTGAATGTTGTTCTGATTGTATTGCTGAGGACTCTCGTTGCCCGTTGGAGCTAATTGCGTTGTCGAAGCGTTCGAATAAATCATCGAATTTGCTGTGCCAGCAGCTGTTGAAGAGACATCTGACGTTGCGTGAAGCGCCGGATATCCGTAACTCGGCGTTGGATTGTGCACTTGATGGAAATGCGAAGCAGGAGGCGTCGTGGCTTGCATATGAGACGAATAAAAATCGTGCATATTTGGCGATTGATTGAAACTTGGAGGTTCGGGAATCAATGCGGGATACGACGAAACGGGCGGAGATGTTTGATACGGAGGAATTGTCGTTGTTACGCCGTGATACGTTGAACTTGTTCCCGTCGTCATTTGTTTGCGCAAACGAGCCCGACGATTACTGAACCAAACTTGGATACGAGCTTCGGTCAATT
The sequence above is drawn from the Culicoides brevitarsis isolate CSIRO-B50_1 chromosome 1, AGI_CSIRO_Cbre_v1, whole genome shotgun sequence genome and encodes:
- the LOC134837108 gene encoding uncharacterized protein LOC134837108, which encodes MSFNQKVEPASSAPEVTNKTTCQISLERFLIENNLYPPPLNLSSNTAGITPGGMIWSNQGIPNPILIPRQNTAISVDHEIPAVLIEKKAGRSVTFAPNPIYHPAPSPPVANGNAVPCENCPALIHLMFNYFVEIVGGLHEPISPSTSSEDLIKHLSNAFCYTVNDIQNAIRCTEHPYRCRSCSPEAGFGSRTELFEHMRVVHEPQKVPCPQCNRMFKTPKLVQAHVRRMHEPRPVKQFRCSVLGCNKEYLNIKTFKRHIELFHPDVTLHINPVPNVGYVSPSNPQDDNDEPPALILHGNVHGKGQGKAKGGVFNKQAAQREKRNKTKQMMKTRSSKSVSE